Proteins encoded together in one Acholeplasma hippikon window:
- a CDS encoding thymidine kinase, with amino-acid sequence MYHTYKNGFIEVVCGPMFAGKTEELIRRAKRLRYAKQKFQVFKPSIDNRYSLKSEIVSHNLLTEDAILINHSSEILNLLEPDTEAVIIDEAQFLDDGVIKIADTLADKGLRVIIGGLDRDFKGEPFGPMPQLLAIAEFVTKLTAICVKTGMPATRTQRIINGQPARYDDPIVVVGASDSYEPRSRHAHEVVGKDEQK; translated from the coding sequence ATGTATCATACATATAAAAATGGATTTATTGAAGTTGTTTGTGGACCAATGTTTGCTGGTAAAACTGAAGAATTAATCAGACGAGCAAAACGTTTAAGATACGCGAAACAAAAATTTCAAGTATTTAAACCGAGTATAGACAATAGATATAGTCTAAAATCTGAAATTGTTTCCCACAACCTATTAACAGAGGATGCAATTTTAATTAATCATTCAAGTGAAATTTTAAATCTTTTAGAACCAGATACTGAAGCTGTTATTATTGATGAAGCTCAGTTTTTAGACGATGGTGTGATTAAAATTGCCGATACGTTAGCTGACAAAGGATTAAGAGTAATTATTGGTGGATTAGATCGTGATTTTAAGGGTGAACCTTTTGGTCCAATGCCACAGTTATTAGCAATTGCTGAGTTTGTAACAAAGCTGACTGCAATTTGCGTTAAAACGGGCATGCCTGCTACGAGAACACAAAGAATCATTAATGGGCAACCAGCAAGATACGATGATCCAATCGTAGTTGTAGGTGCATCAGATTCATATGAACCTCGTTCACGTCATGCACATGAAGTTGTAGGAAAAGATGAACAAAAATAG
- the tadA gene encoding tRNA adenosine(34) deaminase TadA: MNKNSHEYFMNEALKEAKKAFIKDEVPVGAVVVYEGKIIARAHNLRESKQDFAGHAEFLAMKKASKKIGSWRLENCDVYVTLEPCSMCAGAMIQSRIRNLYYGAKDQKAGAVESVIKLLDNPFNHRIQYIGGIEASKASMMLKEFFKKLRS; encoded by the coding sequence ATGAACAAAAATAGTCACGAGTATTTCATGAACGAAGCACTTAAAGAAGCAAAAAAAGCATTCATCAAAGATGAGGTTCCTGTAGGTGCAGTCGTTGTTTATGAGGGTAAAATAATTGCAAGAGCCCACAATTTACGTGAAAGTAAACAAGATTTTGCGGGGCATGCCGAATTTCTAGCGATGAAAAAAGCATCTAAGAAAATTGGGTCATGGCGTTTGGAAAATTGTGATGTTTATGTTACACTAGAACCATGCAGTATGTGTGCTGGCGCAATGATTCAATCAAGAATCAGAAATTTATATTATGGCGCAAAAGATCAAAAGGCTGGAGCGGTTGAAAGTGTTATAAAATTGCTTGACAATCCCTTTAATCATCGCATACAATATATAGGCGGAATCGAAGCGTCAAAAGCTTCAATGATGCTTAAAGAATTTTTTAAAAAATTAAGAAGTTAA